Proteins encoded in a region of the Neodiprion lecontei isolate iyNeoLeco1 chromosome 5, iyNeoLeco1.1, whole genome shotgun sequence genome:
- the LOC107217392 gene encoding uncharacterized protein LOC107217392: MEDGDGESKVMDTAAAAVNDECKETDYEESNNETIYSCSDQINTSSLENLYSSESEDNASKSLGSSSRIAYKGFKKRILAQTQENQPSVLRKESVEIQFQTKAFNSRGVKEKKLDTKRGKITEYAQYLGLQPAAKYKCLKCQSGATFCTMSMLKQHQRNCTTSMSPMQGVLGSPESTSMPIATNFRITRKVYLCSACGTYFENWNLFLHMREVHKRHICLFCLGMFGQAERLSYHLSSKHSVPETEFQSVEDFYNAFKGSCYLICCNCEKVFSETDDFYNHFCSVPQRQPTAKTCSVCRQTDSHASSCALVSEARPVTADTTPLPVSSTLSMKAQMQSAVGNGKGTCKRIIRNNRLKPSNSSKILDSSVQKLFETEKTEEKAQLIPGNDDGSESYCGTSESSDTEFLIGTARDTVAETIMEVSRCIEMTGVDDSARKSEKPDDEACSKKSPRDASTESYDSVTETIMEVSRFHGDSSQVSDQDSKQELEEPIKSTELVQVQDLVSLSLNPELDERLNSVGSVCNESANEEPNSSGMPVTTQNDETSPQIQRPDSPVKSSVSHSLFSPQHEVQTLDDILKGTPPKEDVEKEESEVPLEEEEPNESTEKEEVDEFGEPQTSVSFNAVAATDRSLVIKICTNRVSKFSVSNANTMVNSRENYNINRESEENNNGEGTTSEEKTPNLSEIERDSTGGYQLDAEESDTDSEKLAVVDCPLDETEKLAKDTNDENNSGGEKSQDGNQDKTDFELDGILLAGQEVPSIDLNVEGTMESMEIETLLKHCIEAASPTCIYCNHARQIAVNGRQLGLHMLAEHRFLPQHPAIIIHREQFISRIKKALQSIEAYFFNLDSYNSTAGTYNVSNGRSYECFHCRFHSSVHKELYLHNRKMHQKTILICIMCKSTFYSYSELLCHICPGVYSPNINVKYRCCLCTTNNLPSAFRLMVHLRKRHHACDVCLESTGNQQRLSNHVWKHKLHHLCYRCGIAYRNKPDITKHLFWKHGTESVVCKKCLQKKWPHVYHFCIPPTAFVCEECNSSFSRAVALKVHKRLHSNDSPYSCENCTAQFISKKLMLKHKKNHKEQVDIRVDVPDETHRRLLNDEERSGKDKVTSNDSVAEIVDVAKESKESIKKVVDVYDLPPLNLSSDSDSDSQDEKGQPSKGSNQGTPAQDILKQESKSMDDKFVEPVHLTPSEFTKTSVEIDLIEDEKKEEVQIIDGIWDNFKSYTASLEMKESSSTEKKNSDEEIEILRKIVLSDHDYCVVASEMEKINPSSGEEGVNAGNSKTHSTEHDYNGKPSKSPEMQPAVIQNAGCENESSKKKPKTPRKKKHSGSTSSSDSSSNSDSSNCSCGTNCSCSSSSSGSSSSGSSSSSESDSSASEGSPRKQLNRKDRRKFKDLTKRGNSDSVEPDSIVAPLQIENGPSPADMCNPAPPPDTLLRESDLDTDETETDEDFYDEHPQQLANRLLTEKRNQLTLLAAVAPASSDSPVTEHLNNGAINMAEHIVKQAPPLIAASRENTPQPKKKAKTKKRKKSDKDKQRTSTPTVESIKLNIPKSFYQTKPGFVSSTPAFITVVPSRSSTPNFSGPGPEVCSAKESHTGNSSAIHTVGSESETDNKRSSKRKRVPKRFYGDSSDEDSEKQPALKWRKVEPPPPAPAPAPVTNLRPLQTAFFDKSLPFASVTKHVESPTFAVSDSESEAQADSSSDSSGSDTELHQQEQRQQQPLLHQHHQLQQQQQSQVQHYHHEQQPPPMHHLLQHNSHTTENNAPVLERSDNLYCYCQCPYDEVSEMIACDGDDCRIEWFHFECVGIMVPPKGKWYCPDCRKKHGIVNSNDDYFD; the protein is encoded by the coding sequence ATGGAAGATGGAGACGGGGAGAGCAAAGTTATGGATACCGCAGCTGCTGCAGTCAACGATGAATGCAAGGAGACTGACTATGAAGAATCAAACAAcgaaacaatttattcatGTTCAGACCAAATCAATACGAGTTCgttagaaaatttatattcctcAGAGTCTGAGGATAACGCTAGCAAGAGCCTTGGTTCGTCTTCCAGAATAGCATACAAAGGTTTCAAAAAGCGCATTCTTGCCCAGACGCAAGAAAATCAACCCTCTGTATTGCGGAAAGAATCCGTAGAAAtacaatttcaaacaaaagcCTTCAATTCAAGAGGAGTCAAAGAGAAGAAGTTGGATACTAAGAGAGGAAAAATCACTGAGTACGCCCAGTACCTGGGGCTTCAACCTGCGGCAAAATACAAGTGTTTGAAGTGTCAGTCAGGAGCGACTTTCTGTACCATGTCGATGTTGAAACAGCACCAGCGAAACTGTACCACATCAATGTCTCCGATGCAGGGAGTTTTGGGAAGTCCCGAATCTACCTCAATGCCAATAGCTACAAACTTTAGGATTACGCGCAAAGTATATCTGTGCTCTGCTTGTGGCACGTACTTTGAGAACTGGAATCTTTTCCTGCACATGCGAGAGGTTCACAAGCGACACATATGTCTGTTTTGCCTTGGAATGTTTGGTCAAGCCGAGAGACTCTCGTATCACTTGTCAAGCAAGCATAGTGTACCGGAGACAGAGTTTCAATCTGTCGAAGATTTCTATAATGCTTTCAAAGGTTCCTGCTACCTAATTTGCTGCAATTGTGAGAAAGTGTTTTCCGAGACTGATGACTTTTATAATCACTTTTGTTCTGTGCCACAGAGACAACCTACTGCTAAGACATGCTCGGTTTGTCGGCAAACTGACTCGCATGCTTCTTCTTGCGCTTTGGTTTCAGAAGCCCGACCAGTAACTGCGGATACGACTCCGCTACCGGTAAGTAGCACCTTGTCTATGAAAGCGCAAATGCAATCAGCAGTTGGGAATGGAAAGGGTACGTGTAAACGAATAATACGAAATAACAGGCTAAAGCCAAGCAATTCGTCAAAAATATTGGATTCCTCGGTTCAAAAACTATTTGAGACTGAAAAGACAGAGGAAAAAGCACAGCTTATTCCTGGAAATGACGACGGCAGCGAATCTTATTGCGGCACAAGCGAGAGCTCTGATACAGAGTTTCTCATTGGCACTGCCAGAGATACAGTGGCTGAAACGATTATGGAGGTTTCAAGATGCATCGAAATGACAGGTGTTGACGATTCAGCACGTAAAAGTGAGAAGCCAGACGACGAAGCTTGCAGTAAGAAATCACCACGAGATGCCAGCACGGAGAGTTACGATAGTGTGACAGAAACCATTATGGAAGTGTCACGATTTCACGGGGATTCCAGTCAAGTATCAGATCAGGATAGCAAACAGGAGTTGGAAGAGCCCATAAAAAGCACAGAGTTGGTTCAAGTACAGGATTTAGTGTCATTGAGCCTGAATCCGGAACTAGACGAACGACTCAACTCGGTAGGTTCCGTCTGTAATGAGTCAGCCAACGAGGAACCGAATAGTAGTGGGATGCCAGTTACTACTCAGAATGATGAGACCTCACCTCAGATTCAAAGGCCTGACAGTCCTGTTAAAAGTTCAGTGTCACATTCTTTATTTAGTCCTCAACATGAAGTACAAACTTTGGATGATATTTTGAAGGGAACCCCACCCAAAGAAGATGTGGAGAAGGAAGAATCTGAGGTGCCTCTCGAAGAAGAAGAGCCTAATGAGTCTACTGAAAAAGAAGAGGTTGACGAGTTTGGAGAACCTCAAACATCCGTGTCGTTCAATGCAGTTGCTGCGACAGATAGAAGTCTAGTAATTAAAATCTGTACGAACAGAGTTTCGAAGTTCTCAGTATCCAATGCAAATACCATGGTTAACAGCAGAGAGAACTACAACATAAATCGAGAGTCGGAAGAGAATAATAATGGCGAAGGTACTACATCCGAAGAAAAGACACCGAATTTATCAGAAATAGAAAGAGACAGTACCGGCGGTTATCAATTAGATGCAGAGGAAAGTGACACTGACAGTGAGAAGCTAGCTGTCGTGGATTGCCCCTTAGATGAAACTGAGAAACTAGCCAAAGACACAAATGATGAGAATAATTCTGGAGGTGAGAAGTCGCAAGATGGGAATCAGGACAAGACTGACTTTGAATTGGATGGGATTCTTTTAGCTGGCCAAGAAGTTCCAAGTATAGATCTCAATGTTGAGGGTACTATGGAGAGCATGGAAATTGAAACACTTCTTAAGCACTGTATAGAAGCGGCAAGTCCGACTTGCATCTATTGCAACCACGCTCGCCAAATAGCTGTGAATGGACGGCAGTTGGGACTCCACATGCTAGCTGAACATAGATTCCTTCCCCAACATCCTGCTATTATAATCCACAGAGAACAGTTTATATCAAGGATAAAGAAGGCCCTGCAAAGTATTGAAGcttatttcttcaatttagATAGCTATAATTCTACAGCAGGCACATACAACGTATCCAACGGTAGATCATACGAATGCTTTCACTGTCGCTTTCATTCGTCGGTACACAAAGAATTGTATCTACATAACAGAAAAATGCACCAAAAGACCATATTAATATGTATTATGTGCAAGTCCACATTTTACAGCTATAGTGAATTGTTGTGCCACATATGTCCAGGAGTTTACTCGCCCAATATAAACGTCAAGTATCGCTGCTGTCTCTGCACCACTAATAATTTGCCTTCTGCGTTCCGGCTGATGGTTCACCTTCGGAAGCGACATCACGCGTGCGATGTTTGTTTGGAATCTACGGGAAACCAACAGAGACTATCCAACCATGTCTGGAAACACAAACTCCATCATTTATGCTACAGATGTGGAATTGCTTATAGGAATAAACCAGATATCACTAAGCACCTCTTTTGGAAACATGGCACAGAGAGTGTTGTGTGCAAAAAGTGTTTGCAGAAGAAATGGCCACACGTTTATCATTTTTGTATCCCACCAACTGCCTTTGTCTGTGAAGAATGCAACTCAAGTTTTTCTCGAGCAGTAGCTTTGAAGGTGCACAAGCGATTACATTCCAATGATTCACCTTATAGCTGTGAGAATTGTACTGCACAATTCATATCAAAGAAGTTGATGCTCAAGCACAAAAAGAATCACAAAGAACAAGTTGATATCCGTGTAGATGTTCCTGATGAGACTCATCGTCGGCTGCTCAATGATGAGGAAAGGTCTGGGAAAGATAAAGTAACAAGTAATGACAGTGTGGCAGAGATAGTAGACGTTGCTAAAGAGAGCAAAGAAAGCATTAAGAAAGTAGTCGATGTTTACGATTTGCCACCGTTGAATTTATCCTCAGATAGTGACTCGGACAGCCAAGATGAGAAAGGTCAACCTTCCAAGGGATCAAACCAAGGAACTCCTGCTCAAGATATACTCAAACAAGAATCCAAAAGTATGGATGATAAATTTGTGGAACCTGTTCACCTTACGCCGAGTGAATTTACAAAGACTTCAGTTGAAATTGATCTGATCGaagacgagaaaaaagaagaggttCAAATAATTGACGGGATTTGGGATAATTTTAAGTCATATACGGCTAGTCTTGAAATGAAAGAGTCATCTAgtacggagaaaaaaaatagtgatgaagaaatagaaattttgagaaaGATCGTATTGTCTGATCACGACTATTGTGTGGTTGCAtctgaaatggaaaaaataaatccttCATCTGGTGAAGAAGGCGTAAATGCTGGAAATAGTAAGACTCACAGTACAGAACATGATTATAATGGTAAACCATCCAAAAGCCCAGAAATGCAACCAGCAGTGATTCAAAATGCAGGCTGTGAAAATGAAAGCAGTAAAAAGAAACCTAAAACGCCACGCAAGAAGAAGCATAGCGGTAGCACGTCATCAAGTGATTCGTCCAGCAACAGCGATTCCAGCAATTGCTCATGCGGAACTAATTGTAGCTGCAGCAGCTCATCATCTGGCAGCTCTTCATCTGGTTCCTCCAGTAGCTCAGAGTCAGATAGCTCTGCGTCTGAGGGATCACCTCGCAAACAACTCAATCGCAAGGATCGCAGAAAGTTCAAGGACTTGACGAAACGAGGTAACTCTGATTCGGTTGAACCTGATTCCATTGTAGCGCCACTGCAAATTGAAAACGGTCCCAGTCCTGCCGACATGTGTAATCCGGCACCTCCTCCAGACACTTTACTCAGAGAATCCGATCTTGATACAGACGAGACTGAAACTGACGAAGACTTTTACGACGAACACCCCCAACAGCTTGCCAATAGGCTATTAACTGAAAAGCGTAATCAGTTGACGCTGCTTGCTGCTGTTGCACCTGCTTCTTCAGATTCACCAGTGACAGAGCACCTCAACAACGGAGCAATAAACATGGCAGAACACATTGTAAAACAAGCTCCCCCACTTATTGCTGCAAGCCGTGAAAACACTCCACAGCCAAAGAAGAAagcaaaaacaaagaaacggaAGAAAAGTGACAAAGACAAACAGCGAACGAGCACCCCAACTGTTGAATCCATAAAGTTGAACATTCCGAAATCCTTTTATCAAACAAAACCGGGATTTGTCTCAAGTACGCCAGCTTTTATAACTGTTGTACCCAGCCGATCTTCCACTCCAAACTTCTCGGGACCTGGCCCAGAAGTATGTTCTGCAAAGGAATCTCACACAGGAAACTCAAGTGCTATTCACACAGTTGGAAGCGAATCTGAAACTGATAACAAACGTTCATCGAAAAGAAAGCGAGTTCCGAAACGTTTTTACGGCGACTCGAGCGATGAAGATAGTGAAAAGCAACCAGCATTGAAATGGAGAAAGGTCGAACCCCCGCCACCTGCTCCTGCTCCAGCTCCAGTTACAAATCTGAGACCTTTACAGACAGCGTTCTTTGATAAGTCACTGCCTTTTGCTTCAGTTACAAAGCATGTGGAATCCCCAACGTTTGCAGTATCTGATAGCGAGTCTGAAGCACAGGCAGATAGTAGTAGCGATTCAAGTGGATCTGACACTGAATTGCATCAGCAGGAACAACGACAACAGCAGCCACTTCTACACCAGCATCATCAattgcagcagcagcagcagtcgCAGGTACAACATTATCATCATGAACAACAACCACCGCCGATGCATCATCTACTGCAACACAACTCTCACACAACTGAGAACAATGCTCCAGTCTTGGAACGTTCTGACAATTTATATTGCTATTGCCAGTGTCCTTATGACGAAGTATCGGAAATGATTGCTTGTGACGGGGATGACTGCCGCATCGAGTGGTTTCACTTTGAGTGCGTAGGAATAATGGTGCCCCCAAAAGGAAAGTGGTATTGCCCAGATTGTCGGAAGAAGCATGGTATTGTTAACAGTAATGACGATTACTTTGATTGA